A single window of Candidatus Methanomethylicota archaeon DNA harbors:
- a CDS encoding stage II sporulation protein M — protein sequence MKWHYLAITLLILSIIIGYFFPHGEETLEESPIYEIIKHYGEIYKPYNPFTIIFLFLKNSITLFIAFFLSPILLIPPILVLLINGFMTGFIAAALPLDLAIKALAPHGIFELSALVLAAAGGMNFGFCIFMKIFRKNYSIIKSFKESFIFFVYGLVLLLIAAIIETYLTPFILGI from the coding sequence ATGAAGTGGCATTATTTAGCTATAACTTTATTAATTTTAAGTATTATAATTGGTTATTTCTTTCCTCATGGAGAAGAAACTCTTGAAGAATCTCCTATATATGAAATAATTAAACATTATGGTGAAATCTATAAACCTTACAATCCTTTTACAATAATTTTTCTTTTTTTAAAGAATTCTATTACATTATTTATAGCATTTTTCCTTTCACCAATTTTATTAATTCCTCCAATATTAGTTTTATTAATTAATGGATTTATGACTGGATTTATTGCTGCAGCTTTACCATTAGATCTTGCAATAAAAGCTTTAGCTCCTCATGGTATTTTTGAATTAAGTGCTCTAGTATTAGCAGCAGCAGGTGGAATGAACTTTGGTTTTTGTATATTCATGAAAATTTTTAGAAAAAATTATAGTATTATAAAAAGTTTTAAAGAAAGTTTTATTTTCTTTGTATATGGCTTAGTTTTACTTTTAATTGCAGCAATTATTGAAACTTACTTAACACCATTTATACTAGGAATATGA
- a CDS encoding deoxyhypusine synthase: MKIMREKILSNKVEDLILNNEIKVSELVAQFKNIGGFMAPRIYKAMEIIKEMSSKNCTNFLAFTGNIVATGIRGVLSQIIRKKIFHAIVTTCGAIDHDIARSLGGKYACGEFEMDDVFLNSMEIHRLGNVLIPFEDYGPLIEKFVKENIPEIIKDKEEISPSELMKEIGKKINDKNSIIRAAFDSNIPIFLPGIIDGSFGTNLYFYAKKLKLNLFKDMEILLNMVFDAKESGALIIGGGISKHHVIWWNQFRGGLDYCVYITTASEYDGSLSGAMPREAISWGKLKPTAKHVAVMGDATIILPLIISSIL; the protein is encoded by the coding sequence ATGAAAATTATGAGAGAGAAAATTCTTTCAAATAAAGTTGAAGATTTGATTTTAAATAATGAAATAAAAGTAAGTGAACTCGTAGCTCAATTTAAAAATATTGGAGGATTTATGGCACCAAGAATCTATAAAGCTATGGAAATAATAAAAGAAATGAGTTCAAAAAATTGTACAAACTTTCTTGCTTTTACTGGAAATATAGTAGCAACAGGTATTAGGGGGGTTTTATCTCAAATAATAAGGAAAAAAATATTTCATGCTATAGTAACTACGTGTGGTGCTATAGATCATGATATTGCAAGATCTCTTGGAGGGAAATATGCATGTGGAGAATTTGAAATGGATGATGTTTTTTTAAATAGTATGGAAATTCATAGACTTGGAAATGTACTTATACCATTTGAAGATTATGGTCCTTTAATAGAAAAATTTGTTAAAGAAAATATTCCTGAAATAATAAAAGATAAAGAAGAAATTTCTCCAAGTGAACTTATGAAAGAAATTGGAAAGAAAATAAATGATAAAAACTCAATCATAAGAGCAGCATTCGATTCAAATATTCCAATTTTTTTACCTGGCATAATTGATGGATCCTTTGGTACTAATCTTTATTTCTATGCAAAGAAATTAAAATTAAATTTATTTAAAGATATGGAAATTTTATTAAACATGGTATTTGATGCAAAAGAAAGTGGGGCTTTAATAATAGGAGGGGGAATTAGTAAGCATCATGTAATTTGGTGGAATCAATTTAGAGGAGGATTAGACTATTGTGTTTATATTACAACTGCTTCAGAATATGATGGAAGTTTATCTGGTGCTATGCCAAGAGAAGCAATATCATGGGGTAAATTAAAACCTACAGCAAAACATGTTGCAGTAATGGGTGATGCTACAATAATATTACCATTGATTATTTCAAGTATATTATAA
- a CDS encoding DNA primase small subunit domain-containing protein gives MPILRHCYPLNHRPSKVFERKIYYENLDFNLIELWFSKKIDLLKKPIFHLDPGHETRYCRKKYRNKLGKLLYFDIKDYNELRKMVLEYLPEDLYYDRNLYKDIKKCMECNNRKCKDCENIIGQELMFDIDPENIECPNCGTLEDRMKEASTFKFCYICFNSAIEHTIKLYEYLNEIGFKKLEVVYSGRGFHVYVYDNKGYEMNEEERKKLANEVLSQGIAIDEWVTEGEARLARVPYSLNGLVSRICKPIEIKNIRELDFWRSKEFIPEFLFIS, from the coding sequence GTGCCAATACTTCGTCATTGTTATCCTCTTAATCACAGACCTTCAAAAGTATTTGAAAGAAAAATCTATTATGAAAATTTAGATTTCAATTTAATAGAATTATGGTTTTCAAAGAAAATAGATTTACTCAAAAAACCAATTTTCCATCTTGATCCAGGCCATGAAACAAGATATTGTAGAAAAAAGTATAGAAATAAATTAGGAAAACTTCTATATTTTGATATAAAAGATTATAATGAATTAAGAAAAATGGTCCTTGAGTATCTTCCTGAAGATTTATATTATGATAGAAATTTGTATAAAGATATTAAAAAATGTATGGAATGTAATAATAGAAAATGTAAAGATTGTGAAAATATAATTGGTCAAGAATTAATGTTTGATATTGATCCTGAAAATATAGAATGCCCAAATTGTGGTACACTTGAAGATAGAATGAAAGAAGCTTCTACATTTAAATTCTGCTATATATGTTTTAATAGTGCTATAGAACATACAATTAAGCTATATGAATATTTAAATGAAATTGGTTTTAAAAAATTAGAAGTAGTATATTCTGGAAGAGGTTTTCATGTTTATGTATATGATAATAAAGGTTATGAAATGAATGAAGAAGAAAGAAAAAAACTTGCTAATGAAGTATTATCCCAAGGAATTGCAATAGATGAATGGGTTACAGAAGGAGAAGCAAGACTTGCTAGAGTGCCATATTCTTTAAATGGACTTGTAAGTAGAATTTGTAAACCAATAGAAATAAAAAATATAAGAGAATTAGATTTTTGGAGATCAAAAGAATTCATACCAGAATTTTTATTTATTTCTTAG
- a CDS encoding GTP-binding protein, protein MKYLAKEEEEGNIEYKLKVACSTNNRLEELASQIRYRLAEKGGEAFYLLGVSDSGEPIGLSDEELRISLENINKAANLAGAKVSIIREAKGKKGKIVELLLRRSRDQLPIQISVITVGQADHGKTTTVGVLVTGESDNGDGLIMGKIARYKHEVLMRRTSSVVERIMGFDEEGNVVNYVLPSPLDEAQVYLNSSKLISFIDIGGHERYLKTAVRGLLSHNPDYAMLVIAGNVGISTMTKEHLGIALSFKIPIFVVITKKDIAPEQILSKTIEELIFLLKSPGVNKIPILIKDLDDVAISAKNMNSGGIAPIFIISNKTKEGLDLLKNFLNLLPPRLKWDGEITKPFLVYIDDKFNVPGVGVVVSGLILQGWIKVGEHVWIGPFGDGSFKETRIKSMHAKKGVYIDKAQAGNSVTFAITDVSYDEVEKGMVLIGEKMPLKASRIFEGEVFILHHPTTIRPGYEAVFHIHSIRETCKLLWSSKIPLRTGDRAKIKVETRFHPIYVREGDRFLFREGRSRGIGVITRVIPMSIN, encoded by the coding sequence ATGAAATATTTAGCAAAAGAAGAGGAAGAAGGAAATATAGAGTATAAATTAAAAGTAGCATGTTCTACAAATAATAGATTAGAAGAACTTGCTTCTCAAATAAGATATAGATTAGCTGAAAAAGGAGGAGAAGCTTTCTATTTACTTGGTGTAAGTGATTCAGGAGAGCCTATAGGATTAAGTGATGAAGAATTGAGAATTTCATTAGAAAATATAAATAAAGCTGCAAATTTAGCTGGTGCAAAAGTTAGTATAATAAGAGAGGCAAAAGGAAAGAAAGGCAAAATTGTAGAACTTCTTCTTAGAAGATCGAGAGATCAATTACCAATACAAATATCAGTAATTACAGTTGGTCAAGCAGATCATGGAAAAACAACTACAGTAGGTGTTTTAGTAACAGGAGAAAGTGATAATGGTGATGGACTTATTATGGGAAAAATTGCTAGATATAAACATGAAGTACTAATGAGAAGGACTTCTTCAGTTGTTGAAAGAATTATGGGATTTGATGAAGAAGGAAATGTAGTAAACTATGTACTACCTTCTCCATTAGATGAAGCACAAGTGTATCTAAATAGTTCTAAATTAATATCATTTATAGATATAGGTGGACATGAAAGATATCTTAAGACTGCAGTAAGAGGATTACTCTCACATAATCCAGATTATGCTATGTTAGTCATAGCAGGAAATGTTGGTATTTCAACTATGACAAAAGAACATCTTGGAATTGCACTTAGTTTTAAAATTCCTATATTTGTAGTAATAACAAAAAAAGATATAGCACCAGAACAAATTCTTTCAAAAACAATAGAAGAACTTATATTTTTGCTTAAATCACCAGGGGTAAATAAAATACCTATATTAATAAAGGACTTGGATGATGTAGCCATATCTGCTAAAAATATGAATAGTGGAGGAATTGCACCAATATTTATTATTTCAAATAAAACTAAGGAGGGATTAGATCTTTTAAAAAACTTTTTAAATTTACTACCACCGAGACTTAAGTGGGATGGAGAAATTACAAAACCATTCTTAGTTTACATAGATGATAAGTTTAATGTTCCAGGAGTTGGTGTTGTAGTTTCAGGATTAATATTACAAGGTTGGATTAAAGTAGGTGAACACGTTTGGATAGGACCGTTTGGAGATGGATCTTTTAAAGAAACTCGAATAAAAAGTATGCATGCTAAAAAAGGAGTATACATAGATAAAGCTCAAGCAGGAAATAGTGTAACTTTTGCAATAACAGATGTATCTTATGATGAAGTAGAGAAAGGAATGGTACTTATTGGTGAGAAAATGCCATTAAAAGCATCTAGAATTTTTGAAGGAGAAGTTTTTATACTTCACCATCCAACAACCATAAGGCCAGGATATGAAGCAGTTTTTCATATACATTCAATAAGAGAAACATGTAAACTTTTATGGAGTTCTAAAATTCCACTTAGAACAGGAGATAGAGCAAAAATAAAAGTAGAAACAAGATTTCATCCAATATATGTAAGAGAAGGGGATAGATTCTTATTTAGAGAAGGAAGGTCTAGAGGAATAGGAGTTATAACAAGAGTAATTCCCATGTCTATTAATTAA
- a CDS encoding MFS transporter, with amino-acid sequence MSSINFKQVASVSIISWAGAFLEWVDFYTYALLAGIVAKIYFPSEDPIASLLASFAALAIGFLFRPLGAICFGKIGDQFGRKVAFIFAMLLMLIGTLGIGLLPGYKQIGLLASISVFGLRISQGFALGGGYGAAITYLGEFVPEHRRGLFTGFLFTTPAAGMATVGALIWLFSTILGIEFYEWGWRLNFITAGLIVFSIVLLMHFFYKETPIFSMLKSIRRVTSAPIKELFSQKYLPIVLLAWIGVVGAHGSIWYTNQLFNSYYIGPSFRNYVDATTASALLSTATYASLWTYPLFGYISDKIGRKPILLLGIYGNALWFPIAFWLIDQAGIHGNTFSIWFLIWSMTLFNGVGYSGAMSAFLLELFPARIRLSAVGFAYNLGYGITGGLTPFIITWLYSINKDIYISTLIWASFIPMIMAIWYAKKGPETLGVRIWTEFIAQKFAKKGIILPENTSIKQVINALLNAKHVILIGNGVKIFDKRCLIKAIAKEASLDESADKYAIEIKCVKANSPVTEVFAVLEKFKVGAVPICDENTPIGIVEARELINEAITLKGILKKKIALRYKVYDAITKELISIGPSNSLKEAIIIMANNDIGFLPIIENEKLIGVISETDIVKIIGDNEDLNAQVYKYANKKLIVIHKDKTLKEAVELMINNNIRHLPIIDDNEKVMGVISVKDLIKILA; translated from the coding sequence GTGAGTTCAATAAACTTTAAACAAGTTGCTTCTGTAAGCATTATTTCATGGGCAGGAGCTTTTCTAGAATGGGTTGATTTTTATACATATGCATTACTTGCTGGTATTGTTGCCAAAATATATTTTCCATCTGAAGATCCAATAGCATCATTATTGGCCTCTTTCGCAGCTTTAGCTATAGGATTCTTATTTAGACCACTAGGTGCAATATGCTTTGGAAAAATTGGAGATCAATTTGGTAGAAAAGTTGCTTTTATTTTCGCAATGTTATTAATGCTCATAGGTACTTTGGGTATAGGATTACTTCCTGGATATAAACAAATAGGTTTGCTAGCTTCAATTAGTGTTTTTGGACTTAGAATTTCTCAAGGATTTGCACTTGGTGGTGGATATGGTGCTGCAATTACATACTTAGGAGAATTTGTACCTGAACATAGAAGAGGACTATTTACTGGTTTTTTATTTACAACTCCTGCAGCTGGAATGGCTACTGTTGGTGCATTAATTTGGTTATTCTCAACAATTTTAGGTATAGAATTCTATGAATGGGGTTGGCGATTAAATTTCATTACAGCTGGTTTAATAGTATTTTCAATAGTATTACTAATGCATTTTTTCTATAAAGAAACACCTATATTTTCAATGCTTAAATCTATTAGAAGAGTAACTTCAGCTCCTATAAAAGAGCTTTTTTCTCAAAAGTACTTGCCTATAGTTCTTCTTGCATGGATAGGCGTTGTAGGAGCACATGGATCAATTTGGTATACTAATCAATTATTTAATTCATATTACATAGGTCCAAGTTTTAGAAATTATGTAGATGCTACTACTGCTAGTGCCCTCTTGTCTACAGCCACTTATGCTTCTCTTTGGACTTATCCACTTTTTGGTTATATATCAGATAAGATTGGAAGAAAGCCCATACTTCTTTTAGGAATTTATGGAAATGCCCTTTGGTTTCCAATAGCTTTCTGGCTTATTGATCAAGCAGGAATTCATGGAAATACTTTTTCTATATGGTTTTTAATATGGTCTATGACATTATTTAATGGAGTAGGTTATAGTGGTGCAATGTCAGCTTTTCTATTAGAACTATTTCCAGCTAGGATAAGACTTTCTGCAGTAGGTTTTGCCTATAATCTAGGTTATGGAATAACTGGTGGATTAACTCCATTCATAATTACATGGCTTTATTCAATTAATAAAGATATATATATTTCTACATTAATTTGGGCTTCTTTTATACCAATGATTATGGCTATTTGGTATGCTAAAAAAGGACCAGAAACATTAGGAGTTAGAATTTGGACAGAATTTATTGCTCAAAAATTTGCTAAGAAAGGCATAATCTTACCTGAAAATACATCAATTAAACAAGTAATAAATGCTTTATTAAATGCAAAACATGTAATACTCATAGGTAATGGTGTGAAAATTTTTGATAAACGCTGTTTAATTAAAGCCATAGCTAAAGAAGCAAGTTTAGATGAATCTGCAGATAAATATGCAATAGAAATTAAATGTGTAAAAGCAAATAGTCCAGTAACAGAAGTATTTGCAGTACTTGAAAAATTTAAAGTTGGAGCTGTGCCAATTTGTGATGAAAATACACCTATAGGAATTGTTGAAGCTAGAGAATTAATAAATGAAGCTATTACTCTTAAAGGAATACTTAAGAAAAAAATAGCATTAAGATATAAGGTATATGATGCAATAACTAAAGAACTCATATCTATAGGTCCTTCAAATTCTCTTAAAGAAGCCATTATTATTATGGCAAATAATGATATAGGATTCCTTCCAATTATTGAAAATGAAAAATTAATTGGAGTAATCTCTGAAACTGATATTGTTAAAATAATAGGAGATAATGAAGATTTAAATGCTCAAGTTTACAAATATGCTAATAAAAAATTAATAGTAATTCATAAAGATAAAACATTGAAAGAAGCTGTAGAACTGATGATTAATAATAACATAAGACATTTGCCAATAATAGATGATAATGAAAAAGTGATGGGGGTAATCTCAGTTAAAGATTTAATAAAGATATTAGCATAA
- a CDS encoding inositol-3-phosphate synthase has protein sequence MGIKVAIIGVGNCASALIQSIEYYKNNSIGLMHENIGGYKPSDIEIVGAIDIDARKVGKDLSKAIFMEPNVVQKICEVPFLGVKVVKGPVFDGADGILKDFIIVSDLEPIDIKEYLKSINAEILVNLLPTGAKKATEFYAKIALESKCAFINCTPTSIASNENWSKKFEESKIPLVGDDLMSQIGGTAFHLGIIEFLKSRGVYIEKTYQLDIGGSMEAYGILEDYRREEKRNIKTNLIQSLLKESQITTGTSDYVEFMKDRRTSYFYIEGKYCLGSNIIIDIYLRTNDGPNGAGILLDVIRATKLAIDRGLYGTIIPICAYGFKNSPVKYPISQAMHIFEEFINKSI, from the coding sequence ATGGGAATAAAAGTTGCCATAATAGGAGTAGGAAATTGTGCTTCTGCATTAATTCAATCAATTGAATATTATAAAAATAATAGTATAGGATTAATGCATGAAAATATAGGAGGTTATAAACCATCTGATATTGAAATTGTTGGTGCAATAGATATTGATGCTAGAAAAGTTGGAAAAGATTTATCTAAAGCTATTTTTATGGAACCAAATGTAGTTCAAAAAATATGTGAAGTTCCATTTTTAGGAGTTAAAGTAGTAAAAGGTCCAGTATTTGATGGAGCTGATGGAATTCTTAAAGATTTTATAATTGTAAGTGATTTAGAACCAATAGATATTAAAGAATATTTAAAATCTATAAATGCAGAAATTTTAGTGAATTTATTACCAACAGGTGCAAAAAAAGCTACTGAATTTTATGCTAAAATTGCTCTTGAAAGTAAATGTGCTTTTATAAATTGTACTCCTACTAGTATTGCTTCTAATGAAAATTGGTCAAAGAAATTTGAAGAATCAAAGATTCCACTTGTAGGTGATGATTTAATGAGTCAAATAGGAGGCACTGCTTTTCACTTAGGAATCATAGAATTTTTAAAATCAAGAGGAGTGTATATAGAAAAAACTTATCAATTAGATATAGGAGGATCTATGGAAGCTTATGGAATTTTAGAAGATTATAGAAGAGAAGAAAAAAGAAATATAAAAACAAATTTAATTCAATCTTTATTAAAAGAATCTCAAATTACTACAGGGACTTCAGATTATGTAGAATTTATGAAAGATAGAAGAACAAGTTACTTTTATATTGAAGGTAAATATTGTTTAGGATCTAACATAATAATTGATATTTACTTAAGAACTAATGATGGTCCAAATGGTGCTGGAATATTACTTGACGTAATAAGAGCAACTAAATTAGCAATAGATAGAGGTCTTTATGGAACTATTATTCCTATATGTGCTTATGGTTTTAAAAATTCACCAGTCAAGTATCCAATTTCTCAAGCTATGCATATCTTTGAAGAATTCATTAATAAGTCAATTTAA
- a CDS encoding transcriptional regulator: MSIEKIEQELSIIKERLEEIIILQKEILAMLKEKEISKETLELDASLLLRLPDHLRKTMMALAKLVKARAEDVAKITGRARAVESGYLNQLVRMGYVKKVREGHEVYFSIGE; encoded by the coding sequence ATGAGTATAGAAAAAATAGAACAAGAACTTTCAATAATAAAAGAACGCTTAGAAGAAATTATTATATTACAAAAAGAAATTTTAGCAATGCTAAAAGAAAAAGAAATTTCTAAAGAAACTTTAGAATTAGATGCTTCTTTACTTCTTAGATTGCCTGATCATTTAAGAAAAACTATGATGGCATTAGCTAAACTTGTAAAAGCTAGAGCTGAAGATGTAGCAAAGATTACTGGAAGAGCTAGAGCTGTTGAAAGTGGTTATTTAAATCAATTAGTGAGAATGGGTTATGTTAAAAAAGTAAGAGAAGGACACGAAGTTTATTTTTCAATAGGTGAATAG
- a CDS encoding MinD/ParA family protein, which yields MGKMITIHSYKGGTGKSQISVNLATLYALNNKKVALLDLDFRAPTLHEVFRPEKIKCFINAVLDGKANIEDCLIDCSKKINKENVLYVGFADFSTEAIKEMVSRGRKWEIEAFKKLLNIRRKLLSEMGFDYIIIDTSPGVMYLSINAAIAADLVILITTLDESDINGTKKMIEELYEIFETKTFIVINKAIGDNKKELLNKLKEEFKEKLIEVIPCSCEIGSISRSSIFVLEKPNHPITEIIKEIANKLA from the coding sequence ATGGGGAAAATGATAACAATACATTCATATAAAGGAGGTACGGGGAAAAGTCAAATTTCAGTAAATTTAGCAACGTTATATGCTTTAAATAATAAAAAAGTCGCATTATTAGATTTAGACTTCAGAGCACCAACTCTTCATGAAGTCTTTAGACCTGAAAAAATAAAATGTTTTATTAATGCTGTACTAGATGGAAAGGCAAATATTGAAGATTGTCTTATAGACTGTTCTAAGAAAATAAATAAAGAAAATGTTCTCTATGTTGGATTTGCAGATTTTTCAACAGAAGCAATAAAAGAAATGGTTTCAAGAGGAAGAAAGTGGGAGATAGAAGCTTTTAAGAAACTTTTAAACATTAGAAGAAAGCTTTTGAGTGAAATGGGATTTGATTATATAATAATTGATACAAGTCCTGGTGTTATGTATCTTTCTATAAATGCAGCAATAGCTGCAGATCTTGTAATTCTAATTACTACACTTGATGAATCAGACATAAATGGAACGAAAAAAATGATAGAGGAATTATATGAAATATTTGAGACAAAAACTTTCATAGTTATAAATAAAGCAATAGGTGATAATAAAAAAGAATTATTAAATAAACTTAAGGAGGAGTTTAAAGAGAAGTTGATTGAAGTTATACCATGTTCATGTGAAATAGGAAGTATAAGTAGATCTTCTATATTTGTATTAGAAAAACCAAATCATCCAATAACAGAGATTATAAAAGAAATTGCAAATAAATTAGCTTAA
- a CDS encoding polyprenyl synthetase family protein — protein sequence MNNIEKIIEEIGKPIVEEAFKELLNSIPSIEINKILKTFSKKWKDYSRVALMVLSCQSVGGNPSLIKEIAKSLVLIGGGIDVHDDIIDSSFLRTRKRKKTLLGKYGISKTLLIGDALLMGGLLNSHKIWSILPKEKSETIINVIKYGLFELGAAEFEELKFIKNLNVTEKQYLKVVYMKAADVEAYTKIGGIIGNGTNEEIEALGKFGRYLGMITILRDDVEDTFYDDYELISRITKESLPYPIICSLKNIECYKLIQKMFNNIEEQDIKNLKIIVRKSKGFEKTKRVINSLIKKAKIEANKVRNSSLLLSLFK from the coding sequence ATGAATAATATTGAAAAAATTATTGAAGAAATTGGAAAACCAATTGTAGAAGAAGCTTTTAAAGAATTGCTTAATAGTATTCCATCTATTGAAATTAATAAAATTCTTAAAACTTTTTCTAAAAAATGGAAGGATTATTCAAGAGTAGCTTTAATGGTATTATCTTGTCAATCTGTTGGAGGAAATCCTAGTTTAATTAAAGAAATTGCAAAATCATTAGTATTAATAGGTGGAGGAATTGATGTACATGATGATATAATAGATTCATCTTTTTTAAGAACAAGAAAAAGAAAAAAGACTTTATTAGGAAAATATGGTATTTCTAAAACTCTTCTTATTGGTGATGCATTATTAATGGGAGGGTTATTAAATTCTCATAAAATATGGTCAATCTTGCCTAAAGAAAAATCAGAAACTATTATTAATGTTATAAAATATGGATTATTTGAATTAGGAGCTGCTGAATTTGAAGAATTAAAATTCATTAAGAATTTAAATGTAACTGAAAAACAATATTTAAAAGTTGTTTATATGAAAGCTGCAGATGTAGAAGCTTATACAAAAATTGGAGGAATTATAGGAAATGGTACAAATGAAGAAATAGAAGCATTAGGTAAATTTGGAAGATATTTGGGAATGATTACTATTCTTAGAGATGATGTGGAAGATACATTTTATGATGATTATGAACTTATATCTAGAATTACAAAAGAAAGTCTTCCTTATCCAATAATATGTTCATTAAAAAATATTGAATGTTATAAACTTATACAAAAAATGTTTAATAATATTGAAGAACAAGATATCAAGAACTTAAAAATTATTGTAAGAAAAAGTAAAGGTTTTGAGAAAACAAAAAGAGTTATTAATTCTTTAATTAAGAAAGCAAAAATAGAAGCAAATAAAGTAAGAAATTCTTCACTTCTTCTTTCATTATTTAAATAA
- a CDS encoding CPBP family glutamic-type intramembrane protease, protein MEEYTSKILKILTKIYGILALIIIITYAISFIIVIYCIIFSPQGLYFQSKIFHSLRLNILYFQFIRIPIEFNAGQLLSILHIIFIISFLTSYFSYKKYSIINLIKEGDVNYIKKNFLILMPAISSFIFIITLIMHTLFERIGIGVGGPSYEDPLITLLSLSYAIVSEEIGFRLIPILIPSGIYIIIKLKFRKIFLAIFKPEMVYSKDRILRIIQISLIFISAFLFSYAHIAFNIWDIGKIPSSFIAGIVIGLCAVKYGFDAAILIHWYFNYYWYALLLPSRLGLNFDFLFNFSFSLTFYIVLVVALIFILRIKIILVKK, encoded by the coding sequence TTGGAAGAATACACTTCTAAAATTTTAAAAATATTAACTAAAATTTATGGAATTTTAGCTCTTATTATAATAATAACTTACGCTATTTCTTTTATTATTGTTATTTATTGTATAATTTTTTCTCCACAAGGTTTATATTTTCAATCAAAAATTTTTCATAGCTTAAGACTCAATATATTATACTTTCAATTTATAAGAATACCAATAGAATTTAATGCAGGACAACTTCTTTCTATTTTACATATAATATTTATAATTTCTTTTTTAACTTCTTATTTTTCTTATAAAAAATATTCAATTATAAATTTAATTAAAGAAGGCGATGTAAATTATATTAAGAAAAATTTCTTAATTTTAATGCCAGCAATTTCTTCATTCATATTTATTATAACTCTTATAATGCATACATTATTTGAAAGAATTGGTATTGGAGTAGGAGGACCATCTTATGAAGATCCATTAATTACTCTTCTTTCATTATCCTATGCCATAGTTTCAGAAGAAATTGGTTTTAGACTTATTCCAATTCTCATACCTTCTGGAATTTATATTATCATTAAATTAAAATTTCGTAAAATATTTTTAGCAATATTTAAACCTGAAATGGTATACTCAAAAGATAGAATTTTAAGAATAATTCAAATTTCATTAATTTTTATTTCAGCATTTTTATTTTCATATGCTCATATAGCTTTTAATATTTGGGATATTGGAAAAATTCCTTCTTCTTTTATAGCTGGAATTGTAATAGGTTTATGTGCAGTAAAATATGGCTTTGATGCAGCAATTTTAATACATTGGTATTTCAATTATTATTGGTATGCTTTATTATTACCAAGTAGATTAGGCTTAAATTTTGACTTTCTTTTTAATTTTTCTTTTTCTTTAACATTTTATATAGTACTTGTAGTAGCACTTATTTTTATTTTAAGAATAAAAATTATTTTGGTGAAAAAATGA